DNA sequence from the Acidothermus cellulolyticus 11B genome:
CCTTGGGCCAGTCCTTCGGAGTAGTAGAGCGGAAAAATGTCGGTGTAACACACGTGGCTGTACTGGAAGCCATTGCTCCACGCGGCGTTCCGGCAGGGGAGCTTCTGGGCGTACATCAGCCCGGACGCCGCAAGGACGAAGACGATGAGAACCCGGATCGGCGTCCACCACGAGCTGCCGAGAAGGGCGTGCCGGCCGAGCGGTCCGCCGAAGGCATAGCTCGCGCCGCGAACGACCGGGTCTTCCAACGTCGGCGCGGCGATCTCTGTCGGGAGAGGCGCATCCACAGCAGGTCAACGTATCGCGTGCCGATCCGGCGCGCGCCACGGCTCGCCGGACTCCCGCTACGGGCTTCCCCGCGGTGACGGTACCGCCGATGTGGATGCGGCAGGCGACCCGGCCGACGGCGACGCCGAGGAGGACGGCGGCGACATCGGGGACGGCGACGTTGTCCCCGTCGGGGAGGGGCTCGCCGGCGACGCCGGTGTCGGCGTCGGACTCGGGCTCGGGCTCGGGCTTGAGCTCGGGCTCGGGCTTGGCGACGGCGTCGCGGCCAGCACCGTCGGCGGCACCGGGGAAAAATCGGTGACCGGCGTTCCGGCGAGGGCGGCCGTCATGAAGGCGGCCCACAGCTTGGCCGGCAGGGTGCCGCCGTAGACCTGCCGATAGCCGCCGATATTCACCAGCGGCGCGTTGCCGTCGCGGAACATCGCCACTGCGGCGGAGAGTTGCGGCGTGTAGCCGACGAACCACGCGGAAACATTGCCGGAGGTCGTGCCGGTCTTTCCGGCAGCCGGCCGGCCGATGTTGGCTGCAGTTCCGGTTCCCTCGGAGATGACGTGCCTCAACGCATACGTCACGCCGCGGGCGACCCCGGGGGCAAAGGCCTTGGCCGGCTTGACCTTCGCCTGGTAGAGCAGGTGCCCGGCGCTGTCCGTCACCTTGGTGACCAGGTAATGCTCGGCTCGCACGCCGTCCGCCGCGAACGTGGCGTAACCGGTCGCCTGATCGATTGGGTGCGCCGAGTCACTGCCCAAGAGCATCGAGCCGTTCCGGGACAGCTCCCCCGGGAGGCCGGCGCGATGGGCCGCGTCGATAACCCGGTCGAGGCCGACCTGCTGACCGAGCTGTTCGTACACGGTATTGACCGAGTACGCCGTCGCCGTGACCAGGTCGATGCGACCGAATTGCTCGTTGTTGTCATTCACGTACCGCTGGCCGCCAATGATCTGCGGCGAGTGGCCGTCGTACGTCGCGCTCAACGGAATCCCGCGTTCCAAGGCGGCTGCGAGTACGTACGGTTTGAACGACGAACCCATCGGCGGGATGGACTGCGTCGCGTCATTGAACGGCCTGGTGGCGTAGTCGGGGCCGCCGTACATGGCGAGCACCGCCCCCGTGCCGGGTTGAACGGCGGCGACACCGGTACGTACGTCAGGGGGGAGACCGCTGGTGATGCGGCTCACCGCTTGCACCAGCGCGGCTTGCACCTTCGGGTCAAATGTCGTCACAATCCGCATGCCGCCGCGATTGATCTCATTCTCGGTGATGCCATGCGCCGCCAGCTCATCCTTGACGGCTGCGACCAGGTAGCCGTTTGGGCCGCGGAGCGCGCTCGACGCGGTGAGCGGCAAAACTCGCGGGTACTGTGAGGCGGCGCGCTCGGCCGGCGTCATCCAGCCTTTGGCGACCATGCCGGCAAGGACGTAATTCCATCGGTCATGCGCAGCCTGCGGATGAATCGCGGGATCGAGATAGGACGGCGCTTGAATGGACGCAGCGAGCACCGCTCCCTCCTGCACCGTCAACTGGCGAACGTCCTTGCCGAAATAGGCCCGTGACGCGGCTTCGATTCCGTACGCGCCGCGGCCGAAGTAAATAGTGTTCAGGTAGTTTTCGAGGATTTGATCCTTGCTCTGCGTCTGACCGATTTTGATGGCGATGAAAAATTCCTTGACCTTGCGGGTCAGGGTGCGGTCTTGCGTGAGAAAAGCGTTCTTCACGTACTGCTGGGTGATCGTGGAGCCGCCCTCGACGAAGTCCCGATGGCGCAGATCGACCAGAGCCGCCCGCAGGATGCCGATCGGCGAGACGGCTGGCTCCGAGTAAAAGTTCCGATCCTCCGCAGCGAGCACGGCGCGGCGAACCGGCAACGGTATCTGCGCCAAGGGAACCGATTCCCGGTTCCGGGCGCCGATCTCGCCGAGAACCGTCCGCCCGTCGTTGTAGTAAACGGTGGCCGCCTGTGCGAGCGACAGACTCGACGGTTGCGGCACCCGGACCAAGGCGTAGCCGAGCGCGAAGAGCCCGGCCAGGAGCGCGATCCCGATCCCCCCGCTGAGAACAAGGACCTTCCACGACGGGACCCACCGGCGCCAGCCGGTGCGGCGCGGTGGGGAAGCCGGACGGGTGCGCGCCGGGGATGTCGTCACGGAGCGTTTCGTACCCGGCGCGACACGGCTCATCCGCCGTTCAGCCGAGCCGCTGTGCGACGGCCGGTACCGATCAGGCACGGGGAGTGATCAGCCGTCGGCCGTCAACTGATCGGCCCGCGTCCGCCGCCGTCCGCCCGACCGCTGCGGCGCGCGGCCGTGACCGAGCACGAAGGTCAGGGCAAGGTGATTCCACGCGCAGCCCTGGCAGACCTCGACGACGTACACCCGGAACTCGTGGATCTCGTGCTCCATCTCCTCCAGTTCCCGCGTCGCTTTGATCCGCCCGTTGTACTCGCCGAGTGCATCGCCGTAGGTGTACGAGACCCGGGTGAGAAGTTCCTTTCGGCACACCGGGCACGGCTCGTTGGTCGGCTCACCGTGAAACTTCGCCGCGCGCAGCAGGTACGGGTGCGCGTCGCAGACGTCGCTGAGCGGTACTTGACCGCGGGCCACGGCCTGTAAGGTGGCGCGACGGGCGAGGGAGTAGTCGACCACCGATCGCATCGTCTCCACGCAGTCACACTACGCCGGTTGCGAGCCAAGCTCCGCGACTCTATCGTTGCGATGTATCGTGCAGATACATCGTGGTGACTGGTCGAGGAGGCTCAATGGCGTCGTCCCGGCGCTCCGGCGTGCTCGTGCTCGCCGTCCTCGGCCTGCTTCACGAATCGCCGATGCACGGCTACGAGCTTCGCAAGCGCCTCAACGCCATCCTCGGTCCATTCCGGGCTTTTTCCTACGGCTCGCTGTACCCGTGCCTGAAGGAACTGCTCGCCGCAGGGCTGGTGACCGTGGACGGCGAACCAACCGGCAGCCGCAGCCGCATCGTGTACAAGATCACAGCAGAAGGCAAGGAGCATCTCCAAGAATTGCTCGCCGAATCCGGCCCGTCATCGTGGGACGACGAGAATTTCGACGTCCACTTCGCCTTCTTCGGTCAGACGAGCTCCGACGTGCGGCTGCGCATCCTGGAGGGACGGCGGAATCGGCTGGAAGAGAAGCTCGCGCAGGTCCGGGCCACCCTGGCGCGCACCCGGGAGCGGCTGGACAGCTACACCCTGCAGCTCCAGCAGCACGGGTTGGAATCCGTCGAACGCGAGGTGCGCTGGCTCACCGAGCTCATCGAGACCGAACGGCAGACGGCATACCGCCCTCGGGCAGGCCGGGATCGGGACAGTACCGCCGGCGGGACCGGTGATTCGCCGTGACGTGCCGCGAGACGGCTCATCCCGCCTGGGATGACACATCTGGGACATCGATCAGCAACGAGACCGAGTAACGATCGGAAGGGACGAGGAGCACTCCATGGGTTCAATTCGAGTAGCCATCGTTGGCGTCGGCAACTGCGCCGCCTCGTTGGTTCAGGGCGTCGAGTATTACCGGAACGCAAGCCCTGACGAGCGTGTGCCGGGGTTGATGCACGTGCAGTTCGGCCCTTACCACGTACGGGACGTCGAATTCGTCGCCGCCTTCGACGTTGACGCGAAGAAGGTCGGCCTCGATCTCGCGGACGCCATCGGCGCCAGCGAGAACAACACCATAAAGATTTGCGACGTGCCCCGGACCGGCGTCATCGTGCAGCGCGGTCACACCTACGACGGGCTCGGCGAATACTACCGGGAGCGCATTCAAGAGTCCGATGAGCCGCCGGTGGACGTGGTCAAGGTCCTGCGTGACACCCAGGCGGATGTCCTCGTCTCCTACCTTCCGGTGGGTTCTGAGGTTGCGGACCGCTTCTACGCGCAGTGCGCTCTCGACGCCGGTGTGGCGTTCGTCAACGCCCTGCCGGTTTTCATCGCCAGCGATCCGGTCTGGGCGCAGAAATTCACCGACGCCGGCGTACCCATCATCGGTGACGACATCAAGTCGCAGGTCGGCGCCACCATCACCCATCGCGTCCTCGCCAAGCTCTTCGAGGACCGCGGCGTCGAACTGCTCCGCACGTACCAGCTGAACTTCGGCGGGAACATGGATTTCATGAACATGCTGGAGCGGCAGCGGCTCCAATCGAAGAAAATTTCCAAGACGCAGTCGGTCACCTCGCAAATCCCTCACGAGATGGAGCGTGCGGCCGTGCACATCGGCCCGAGCGACTACGTGCCGTGGCTGGATGACCGCAAATGGGCGTATGTCCGCTTGGAGGGACGAGCCTTCGGCGACGTACCGCTCAATTTGGAATACAAGCTCGAGGTGTGGGATTCACCGAATTCCGCCGGTGTCATCATCGACGCCATTCGAGCCGCGAAAATCGGCAAGGACCGCGGCATCGGCGGACCGCTGCTCTCCGCGGCCAGTTACTTCATGAAGAGCCCCCCGGTGCAGTACAGCGATGACGAGGCCCGCCGGCTCGTGGAGGACTTCATCGCCGGAAAAGTCGAACGCTGACCGCCGATACAAGCAATCGACAGAAGCGGTTCGGAATTCTCGGGAACGGCGGGGATGACGAGGGGGCGTTCCGCCGTTCCCGACGCCACCCACCCTCGGCTCAGGCAAGCCGCTGCTGACGCCCGGAGCCACGTTGCGGCTGCAGCGCCGGTTGGGGATCAGCTGGTCTGATCACCGGCTGACGAGGCTTCACGGGTCTCGCCCGATGAAGCCGCCGTGTCGGGCGAGGATGCGCCTGCGTCGTCCCGAGGCGGCGGAGGTGCGGCTGTCGTCCGCGGGGTGATCCCGTGCTCGGCGGCCCATTCCCGCAGCACCGCAGCCGCGTTCTCCTTACCGATCGGTCCCCGCTCCAGGCGCAACTCCAGCAGGAAACGGTACGCACGACCGAGTTCCGGGCCGGGTGGAATCCCAAGGATTTCCCCGATTTCGTGGCCGTTCAACTCGGGCCGGATCGCGTCGATTTCCTCCTGCCGGCGCAACGCCTCGATCCGCTGCACCAGCGAGTCGTACGCCGCTTGCAGCGCCGCGGCCTTCTTCTTGTTGCGGGTCGTGCAGTCCGACCGGGTGAGTTTGTGCAGCCGGTCGAGCAGCGGGCCGGCGTCCCGCACGTACCGGCGGACCGCGGAGTCCGTCCACTCCCCGGTGCCGTAGCCGTGGAAACGCAAGTGCAATTCGACCAGGCGGCTCACGTCGTTCACGACGTCCTTGGGAAATTTCAGCGCGGTCAGCCGGGCCTTGGCGAGTTTCTTGCCGACGACTTCGTGGTGGTGGAAGGAGACCCGGCCATCGGGCTCCTTGCGGCGGGTCGCCGGCTTTCCGATGTCGTGCAGCAGCGCGGCAAGCCGCAGCACCAGGTCCGGTTCGCCGTCCTCGAGAGCAATGGCCTGGTCGAGGACCGTGAGCGTGTGCTCGTAGACGTCCTTGTGCCGGTACTCGCGGTCCGCCTCAAGCCGTCGCAACGCGGGCAGCTCCGGCAGAAAGCGGTCCGCCAATCCGGTATCGACGAGCAGAACCAGCCCCCGCCGCGGCTCCGGCGCAAGGAGCAGTTTGGTGAATTCGTCGCGAATCCGCTCAGCGGAGACCACGTCAAGCCGTGCCGCCATCGCGGTCATCGCGGCAACCACGTGCGGGTCGACGGTGAAACCGAGCTGGGCGGCAAACCGCGCGGCCCGCAGCATCCGCAGCGGATCGTCGCTGAAGGAATCCTCCGGACGCCCTGGGGTAGTGATCCGACGACGCAGCAGGTCCCGGATGCCGTCGAAGGGGTCGACCAGCTCGTGTTCGGGCAGCGTCAGAGCGATCGCGTTGACCGTGAAGTCCCGCCGCTTCAAGTCATCCAGCAGGGATTCGCCGTACTCCACCGCCGGCTTCCGGGACGTCGGATCGTACCGCTCGGCCCGGTACGTTGTGATCTCCAGGTGGTAGCGGTCCTTCCGTAGGCCCACCGTGCCGAAGGCGATCCCGGTCTCCCATTGGCTCTCCGCCCAGCCCTTCGCAAGTTTCAGCACCTCATCGGGCCGGGCGCTGGTCGCCAAGTCAAGATCAACGACGGGACGCTCGAGCAGGGCGTCACGAATCGACCCACCAACAAGCGCCAGCTCATGCCCGCCATGCGCGAACCGCTGGCCGAGCTCGTCGAGCATCGGCAGGACCTCGGCAAGATCGGACAGCGCCTTGGCGCGCGCTTCGGCCAGGAGGCTGACAGCGGTCATCGCGGTAACAGGCTGGCTGGACACGGGTTCCTAGCGTAGGGGTGTCGGGCCGGCTGCGGCACAGTGGAGATCTCCGGTGACCTACATCGATGTACTTTTGTGCCGCTTATTGGTCACTCGCCCGTTCCGGTAGATTCAGCGGAAATTATGCCGGACGCCTCTTCCTTTTCCGTTCCCGGATGCCTAATGTGATGACACCCGGATGCCCTTCCCCTGAGCGAGGTCACATGAAGGGTCCGCTCGACATCCACTGCTACCTCCTCGATTACGACGTCTCACACGAGATCGTCCGACTGAGGCGGCCAGTGGCCCATGCCCAGGAACTCCCCGACGCTCTCGGCGTCCCGGCTGACCGCTGCGTCATCGCCCATCCCTTCAGTGCCGAGCACGCTGGTCTTACCCGGCTGACCATCCTGCTGGCCCCGGCGAGCACCCGGTTGGAACTGCTGGGTTGCCAAACCGTGCTGGCCCGCCTGCTCCAGGACATGCTCGACGTTCCGGTCACCGTCCGGCCCGCGGGCGCAGAGCTTGTCAGCCGGCACACGGACTACGTCGCGAGCCATCTGGCGCCGCTCCTGCTGCCCAACGACGTCCCGGTCTTCGCCACCCCGTCCCTTGACGCCCTTGGCGCCGTCGTGATCTATACGGCGACAGGTGACAGCGGGACCGCGCTCGCCATCCCGGCCGGGGATTTGATCACCTTGGTGGGTGCGCGGATCGCGCCGGTCGAGACCCGGAACCTCATCGTGCTCGAGCCGACAACCCGCCGGTCGGCTGCCCGGCTGCCGGAGCCGGCACTCCATGCCCGACTGGATCCACGGTCCACCGGGGTTCCCCACCCGCCGCTCACCGCAGCGATCTGACCAGACTCACCACGCGTCACCCCGGTACCCGTCGTCCCGGTGTTTTCGGGAACCGGGCCCGCGGCGGCGCGTCGCTACGATCGACCCGTGGCGCGGACTGCGGGGACGGCGCGATCCAATCGGCACGTCGTGCCCTGGTCGCACCGGATCGGCCGGCTGATTGCGCTCGTCATCACTGTGGGCGCAGCGCTGGCGCTGCCGCCGCCTTCGGCTTCCGCCGCCGACACGCCGGTCGCCCGCCTGACCCTCCAGACGCTCGAGCCCCGCGTCGTCCAGCCGGGTGACACGCTGTCGCTCGCAGGGACGCTGACCAACACCTCCGACGCGACGCTGCACGACGTCACCGTCGTCCTCCGGCTCTCGACGAACCGCATCACGACCCGATATGACCTCGCGAAGGATTTCGACCCGTCAACCATCACCGGATCGACGATCGCGGCTTCGCGACAGCAGCTTGGCGACCTCGCCGCGGGTTCGACCGTCTCGTGGCGGATCAGCTTACCGGTCGATCGACTCGGCCTTCCACGTGATCCGGACCAGTTCGGCGCCTACCCCCTGGCGGTCGAGGCGCACACGGCCGACAATGTCCCAGGCTCGGTGCCGGGCGGGATGACCCGGCTGGCCACCGCTCTGCTCTGGCTGCCGCCGAACGCGCACTTCGTTCCCACCGAGATCAGTTGGGTCATCCCCCTGGTCGGCGGCATTCATCGCGGAATGGGACAGACCTTCCTCGATGACCGACTTGCGCAGGACCTGGCACCCACCGGGCGGCTGGGCAGCCTGCTGGCCGCTGCGACACATAGCCGCATTCCCATCACCTACGCGATCGATCCCGCTTTGATCGACGATGCCGCCGTCATGGCGGGAACACCGCAAGAACCACCATCCCCCGCAGGATCATCCGGCTCCGCCGGCTCCACGCCGAACCCGCCCCTGAGCAACCCCAATCCGACATCCGGTGCAGCCGGCGGCGCGGCCCAGAGCCCTTCGGCACCACCAACGGCGTCCGCGACGCCCCACGCGTCCGCGACGCCCCACGCGACCGCGCCCCCCTACACCGTTCGCAGCGACCACGGCGTGCGGGCCGGAACAGGAACCGCGGCTGCGGATCAATGGCTGCGGCACCTCCGGGAGGCACTCGCTGCGCCGGAGGTCGGCGTCTTCGGTCTGCCCTACGCGGATGTCGATCTCACCGCACTTGATCACGCCGGCCTGCCCGACGACATCGCCGCCGCCCGGTCCGCCGGCCAGATCACGCTCAATGCCCAACTTGGCGGCCTGCTTGCCGGTAATCCCAACGTCATGACCGGTACGGTCTGGCCGGTCGGCGGATATCTCGACACCCGCACGCTGGACGACATCGCTAACGACCTTGTCGACACTGTCGTCCTCAGCGACGACGCATTGCCGACGCGTGACCCCGATGCGGTGCCGGGCATCCGGGTCGATCTGCAAACGCCGTCCGGCCGGGTGACCGCACTCCTCGCGGACTCCACACTCACCGGACTGCTCGCCGCGCCCGAGACCGTGCCCGGCGGTCTGCGAGCCGCGGAGCAGCGTTTCCTTGCTGAGACCATGCTCGTCACCGAACAACGGCCGGGTGTCGGCAGTGCTCTCGTGGTGACACCGCCGCGGTTCGTCGATCCTCGCGACGGCTTTCTCGGACAGCTCCTCGCGGATACGGCGGTCGTGCCGTGGCTGCGTCCCGTGACGCTCGCCGCCATCGCGCAACGGCCGCCGGATGAGACACCGCGAGCCGGCCTGCGTTATCCGGACGCCGCCCGCCAGGCGGAATTGCCCGCGAGTGCCCTGGCCCGCGTGCCTATTGCCCGCGATGAACTGGCGGCGTTCACCGCGATCCTGGGACCGGGCACCGTGGTGCCCATCGTCGATCAAGCGAATCTCGGGATTCTCCGGGCCGAGTCGGCCAACCTTCGGCCGGAACCGCGAGAGCCGGCCGCCATCCTCAACGACGTCCTCACCGCTGTTCAGCAAGAGACCGCGAAGGTCTACATCAGCAATCCCGGTCTCATTACGCTGACGAGCCGAACGCAGAAGATTCCGCTCACCGTCGTCAACCAACTGCCCAACCCGGTCACCGTGCGGCTGCGCCTGGCGGCGGTGAACCCGACGCGGTTGACCGTCGGCCCGATCCCGGAACTCACCGTTCCGGCGAACAGCCGGCAAGATGTTTTGATCGAGGTGACCGCGCGAACGAACGGCCGATTCCCGGTGTTGGCGCAGCTGCTGACTCCAGACCTGGCGGAGCGCCCGTACGGTACCCCCGTCTCCTTTCAGCTCAACGCCACGGCGTACGGCGCAGTCGCCCTCACCATCGCCGCCGGAGCCGCCGGCCTGCTCATCGTCTGGTCAGCAATCCGGATCTGGCGTCGGCGGCGCCACGGCCGGCACCGCCGCACGCCGCCGACCCCCGCGGCCGGTCCACCAGCCGACGACACCGCCAAGACCTCGGTTCCGGGTACGCCGGGAGAGCTCACGTGACCGGCCCGCACCGCGCCGCCGGGACCATTCGCCCGGGACATGCCGAGCGTTCCGTGGACAGCGGACTGGTCGCCGCAAGCGGGGTCATGGCCCTCGGAACTCTCGCCTCCCGGGTCACCGGCTTTCTGCGGACCGCGGTGCTCGCCGCGGCGCTCGGCTCACAGCAGCTCGCCGACGCCTACAACGTCCCGAACGCGGCGCCCAATGCGCTGTACGACCTGTTGCTTGGGGGCGTTCTGACGAGCGTCGTCGTTCCGTTGCTCGTTCGCGCCGCCAAAGAAGATTCGGACAGCGGAGTAGCGTACGCCCAGCGGTTCCTCACTCTTGTCGCGGTCTTTCTCGGCGCGTGCACGGTATGTGCCGTCCTCGCCGCGCCTTGGATCATCGACGTCTATGCGAACCGGTTGTCCGGGCAGCAGCGCGACCTGGCAATCGTCTTCGCCCGGTATTTCTTGCCGCAGATTTTCTTCTACGGCCTGAGCGCCACGATCGGAGCCATTCTCAACAGCCGCGGCAAATTCGCCGCTCCGATGTGGACTCCTGTCATCAACAATGTCGTGCTCATCATTACCGGACTGCTATTTTTGGCGATGAACTCGGGTCACGCCACGGTGAATCTCACCACGGGGGAACAAGTGCTGCTTGGCGTGGGCACCACCGGGGGTATCGTTGCGCAGACGCTGGCGCTCTGGCCGTCGCTGCGGGCGACGGGATTTCGGTGGCGTCCGCGGTTCGACTGGTGGGGCATGGGCCTTGCGGAGATCGCTCGGCTCGCCGGGTGGGTCGTCGTCTACGTTGTCGTCAACCAAATTGGTTTTGCCGTCGTCACCAATCTGGCGAGCGCTGCAGGCCGGGTCGCCGCTGCACACCACATTTCGCACGGGGACAGCTACGCCGCATACGCGTACGCCTATCAGATTTTTCAACTGCCGTACGCCATCGTCGCGGTTTCCGTCATCACCGCACTGCTGCCGCGGATGAGCGCACACGCCGTCGACCGGCGCACCGCGGAGGTCCGGCGCGACCTTTCCGTCGGGCTCCGGCTCTCCGGCGTCGCCGTCGTCCCCGCGGCAATCGCATTCATCGCACTGGCGCCGGAAATCACCGGAATCATCTTCGCGCACGGCAACACGTCCGCCGCCGACGCACGCTACATCGGCTGGCTGCTCGTCGCCTTTGCCACCGGACTCGTCCCGTTCTGCCTCTTTCAGCTGTTCACCCGGGTGTTCTACGCCCTGCGCGACACCCGGACACCGGCGCTCATCAACCTCCTCGCCACCGCCGCCAACATCGCCGCGGACGTCGTGTTATACGTCGTCCTGCCGCCCGGCAGCCGCGCGATCGGGCTGGCCGCCGGGTTCTCCCTCTCCTACTGGATCGCGTGCGCCCTGCTCGGCCGGGCCGCGAGGGTCCGGCTCGGTGGCGTGGACGGCCGCCGGGTCACCCGAACCTACGTCCGCCTTGTCGTCGCCGGCACAATCGCCGGCATCGTCGCCTTCAGCCTTGCACGGTTGGTCCACCTCCTGCTCGGCACCGGCCTGGCACCGGATGTCGTAGCGATCGTCGCCGGCGGGGGCATCGGCGCCGGAATCTTCGGGGCCCTCCTGGTGCGCATGCGGGTGTCGGAGGCCGGCGAGTTGCTCGCCGCGGTGCGCGCGCGGTTCGGCTCGAGCTGATACGGGGGTACGCCGCCCGGAGACGACGCCATCACGCATGCAACGCGCCGAGCCCGAGCCCGACGTCGAGCCCGAGCCCGACGCCCGCGGAAACGCCCACGACCCACATCCGAGTCGCCCGCCGCTGCGTCCCCTCGGGGTTACCCGCCGCTGCGTCCCGTCGGGGTTACCGCTCTCAAGCCCGGACCGCCAGGCGCCGACCTCACAGGCGAGGTGACAGCGGCGATGACACACAAGGTGCGCTGGGTGATCGCCGTCCCCGCCCCCGCCGGCGACCGTGGCGACATCGTGCTGGGTTGGCTCGCCCGTGTCGTCGTTGGGATCGTGGCGGTTGCTCTTGTGTGCTTCGACGGCTTCTCCATTGCGATCGCTCACCTCAGTGCCATCGATGACGCCGACAAGGCGGCCATTGCAGCCAGTTCCGCCTGGCAGTCCAGCCACGGCGATACCGCGGCCGCTGCGCATGCGGCCCAGGTGGTCGCGGCGGAACACGGAGAAACGCTGGTCGCGAACAGCCTTTCCGTCTCGGCGGACGGCACGGCGGACCTGACGATTCGCAAAACCGCCACGACGCTGCTGCTGCGCCACCTTGGCCCGCTTCGCACGTGGGCGGTGGTCACCGCTCATGGCGAGGCGAGGTACACCGCGCCATGACGGTCCTTTACGGCCGGCGCGGAAGTGCTGTGCGCCGTCGGCGTCGCATCGTCGGTATGGCGTTCGCGCTGCTCAGCCTGGTCGGTGCGACCGTGATTCTCCCGCCCCGGGCGGCGTCTGGTGATCCCCTCGACGACGCCCGCGCCAAAGCAGCCGCCCTCCGTGACACCGTCGCGCGGCTGCAGCTGCAGGCGGAGCAGGCATCGGAACGGTACGACGCCGCCGAGGCACAGCTCGCGGATCTCGTCGTACGGGAACGCGCCGCGCAACTGCGGGCTGACGCCGCGCGCTCAGCCCTCGATGCGGCGCAGGCGACTCTTGTCGGCCGGATCCGTGCGCTG
Encoded proteins:
- the murJ gene encoding murein biosynthesis integral membrane protein MurJ; the encoded protein is MTGPHRAAGTIRPGHAERSVDSGLVAASGVMALGTLASRVTGFLRTAVLAAALGSQQLADAYNVPNAAPNALYDLLLGGVLTSVVVPLLVRAAKEDSDSGVAYAQRFLTLVAVFLGACTVCAVLAAPWIIDVYANRLSGQQRDLAIVFARYFLPQIFFYGLSATIGAILNSRGKFAAPMWTPVINNVVLIITGLLFLAMNSGHATVNLTTGEQVLLGVGTTGGIVAQTLALWPSLRATGFRWRPRFDWWGMGLAEIARLAGWVVVYVVVNQIGFAVVTNLASAAGRVAAAHHISHGDSYAAYAYAYQIFQLPYAIVAVSVITALLPRMSAHAVDRRTAEVRRDLSVGLRLSGVAVVPAAIAFIALAPEITGIIFAHGNTSAADARYIGWLLVAFATGLVPFCLFQLFTRVFYALRDTRTPALINLLATAANIAADVVLYVVLPPGSRAIGLAAGFSLSYWIACALLGRAARVRLGGVDGRRVTRTYVRLVVAGTIAGIVAFSLARLVHLLLGTGLAPDVVAIVAGGGIGAGIFGALLVRMRVSEAGELLAAVRARFGSS